From Longimicrobium sp., one genomic window encodes:
- a CDS encoding DUF2442 domain-containing protein, protein MSKTERLSDAQILAQLDGARRRAALADANEPRATSARYDAESGRVLLELADGGLVGFRAASERELAGLSADELATVRVESGGSVLHWPDADVHIDVPGIIAHVVNMAAWAPKYLGGRTSPAKARAARENGRKGGRPRKRDVA, encoded by the coding sequence ATGAGCAAGACTGAACGGCTGTCCGACGCGCAGATCCTGGCCCAGCTCGATGGCGCCCGCCGGCGCGCGGCGCTGGCCGACGCAAACGAGCCGCGCGCGACCTCGGCGCGCTACGACGCCGAGTCGGGCCGGGTGCTGCTGGAGCTCGCCGACGGCGGGCTGGTGGGGTTCCGCGCCGCGTCCGAGCGCGAGCTGGCCGGGCTCTCCGCCGACGAGCTGGCCACGGTGCGGGTGGAGTCCGGCGGCAGCGTGCTGCACTGGCCCGACGCCGACGTGCACATCGACGTGCCCGGGATCATCGCCCACGTCGTCAACATGGCGGCGTGGGCGCCCAAGTACCTGGGCGGGCGCACCAGCCCGGCCAAGGCGCGGGCCGCGCGCGAGAACGGCCGCAAGGGCGGACGCCCCCGCAAGCGGGACGTGGCGTAA
- a CDS encoding DUF4160 domain-containing protein has product MIIRTRDHEPPHVHVYCSGYEEHVVLDLVPVGVRELRRMRPKHVVKAVRLVEDAADYLMNCWEEIHEQD; this is encoded by the coding sequence GTGATTATCCGCACTCGCGACCACGAACCGCCGCACGTGCACGTGTACTGCTCGGGCTACGAGGAGCATGTGGTACTGGACCTGGTGCCGGTGGGCGTCCGCGAGCTGCGCCGGATGCGCCCGAAGCACGTGGTGAAGGCGGTGCGGCTGGTGGAGGACGCGGCCGACTATCTCATGAACTGCTGGGAGGAGATCCATGAGCAAGACTGA